In Gammaproteobacteria bacterium, the following are encoded in one genomic region:
- a CDS encoding asparaginase — protein SKGGAEAVQCIGVRSRGIGVAIKIVDGGPRVLGTVTVEVLRQLRLLRGLKHATLERYVRPKITNHRGTVTGEIRTVFELL, from the coding sequence TCAAAGGGAGGGGCGGAAGCCGTCCAGTGCATCGGCGTACGCAGCCGAGGCATTGGCGTCGCAATTAAAATCGTCGATGGTGGGCCTCGCGTCCTGGGGACAGTTACCGTGGAGGTCCTAAGACAGTTGCGGCTTTTGAGAGGCCTCAAACATGCGACGCTAGAACGATATGTCCGACCAAAGATTACAAATCATCGAGGGACAGTAACGGGCGAGATAAGGACTGTCTTTGAGTTGCTGTAG
- a CDS encoding secondary thiamine-phosphate synthase enzyme YjbQ yields MVVQETLTVSTRGRGTYDISGDVARVVGSSGVENGLCHVFVQHTSASLMLCENADPTVRSDLESFMSRIVPDGDPLFQHTTEGPDDMPAHVRSVLTQSGLTVPVSRGRCVLGTWQGIYLWEHRKAPNRRRITITVYGE; encoded by the coding sequence GTGGTGGTACAGGAGACATTGACTGTTAGTACCCGTGGTCGGGGTACTTATGACATTTCTGGCGACGTTGCCAGGGTCGTGGGGTCATCCGGTGTGGAGAACGGTTTGTGTCACGTTTTCGTGCAACATACGAGCGCTTCGCTGATGCTGTGTGAGAATGCCGATCCCACCGTTCGAAGTGATCTGGAATCGTTTATGTCACGGATCGTCCCAGACGGCGATCCGCTCTTTCAGCATACGACGGAGGGGCCCGACGATATGCCCGCCCATGTGCGGTCCGTGCTGACCCAATCCGGACTGACCGTTCCGGTCAGCCGCGGGCGTTGTGTGTTGGGTACCTGGCAGGGGATTTACCTCTGGGAACATCGCAAAGCGCCCAACCGCCGGCGTATTACCATTACCGTCTACGGGGAGTGA